In Candidatus Polarisedimenticolaceae bacterium, the genomic stretch GATCATCAAGATGGACCCGCTCGAGAAGAAGATCGGACTCTCGATCAAGGCGGCTCTCGACGAGCCGGACACCGGCTCGCTGCGCGAGTACCAGGAGAGCCAGCAGGACGACGGCAGCGCGACGCTCGGCGATCTCCTGGGCGACAGCATCCGCCGCACCGTCTCGCGGGACGACGCGTAGCGCCGGGAGCCCTCGGGAACGCCGATGACCAAGGCCGACCTCGTCGAAGAGGTGATCCGGGTCTCCGACCTGAGCAAGAAGCAGGCGGAGATCATCGTCAACACCGTGTTCGCCGAGATCGTCGAGGCGCTCCGCCGCGACGACAAGATCGAGCTGCGCGGATTCGGCAGCTTCCGCGTGCGACGGCGCCGCTCCCGCCAGGGGCGC encodes the following:
- a CDS encoding HU family DNA-binding protein, with the translated sequence MTKADLVEEVIRVSDLSKKQAEIIVNTVFAEIVEALRRDDKIELRGFGSFRVRRRRSRQGRNPKTGDRVDVPSKRIPYFKPGKELKDLINGDDEAQVPSSPSTEA